The Halalkalibacter krulwichiae genome has a segment encoding these proteins:
- a CDS encoding acyl-CoA thioesterase has protein sequence MVVEYSFRVKWGNTDAAGIVFYPNFYKWMDEATHEYFTAIAFPSSTLFVEQQVGTPLLEANCQFKSPLFFEDQVTVRSVVVELHQKVFKISHTFLRNEKLIAEGFEIRAWTSFKEKPKAYPIPDQVREKMMPKETLNR, from the coding sequence ATGGTTGTAGAATACTCGTTTCGAGTAAAGTGGGGAAATACAGATGCAGCGGGAATTGTCTTTTACCCTAACTTTTATAAATGGATGGACGAAGCGACCCATGAATATTTCACAGCGATTGCCTTTCCATCTTCGACCTTATTTGTCGAGCAGCAAGTCGGTACCCCACTTCTAGAGGCAAATTGCCAGTTTAAGAGTCCGTTGTTTTTCGAAGATCAAGTGACCGTGCGCAGTGTAGTGGTCGAATTGCACCAAAAAGTGTTTAAAATTAGCCATACGTTTTTAAGAAACGAAAAATTGATCGCTGAAGGATTTGAAATTCGCGCATGGACATCGTTTAAAGAAAAACCGAAAGCGTATCCAATCCCAGATCAAGTACGAGAAAAAATGATGCCGAAAGAGACACTAAACCGCTAA
- a CDS encoding GntP family permease has protein sequence MDLQLLSLIGIVVGLSLLIIFAMKGYSLLIVTPVLGVLVAVVSQIDITEALKTGYMQSFVNFVERYFLLFLFGAIFGKVMEDSGAATSIARGILKVTGESSRIAVIFAMVLITGVLTYGGVSVFVVIFTMIPIARPVFKKLDIPWPIFAGAFFLGCGTFTMTMLPGSPQIQNLIPIPYLGTTPTAGALIGVVATLVVIPFGLWWLWREDKKYTSKNIGYEETKGNTRFDYEEKESYPPFLLSLLPPALLIILLNFTPFSIEISLGLSVIVAGLFLRKYLTNPLQTFNTGAMNVAAPILNTSAVVAFGGVVIITSGFNLVESAVMSIPGHPLIAFSIATNIMSGITGSTSGGLGIAMEALSGHYKTMIDPEVLHRIATISSGGLDSLPHSGAVVTGLTVMGLTHKMGYKPVFFVNIVAPLLALVFAMAVAIIFYG, from the coding sequence ATGGATTTACAATTGTTAAGCTTAATTGGAATTGTTGTAGGACTGAGTTTACTCATTATATTTGCGATGAAAGGATACAGTTTGCTCATCGTGACACCTGTTTTAGGAGTACTTGTGGCGGTTGTCAGCCAAATTGATATAACAGAAGCTCTTAAAACTGGATATATGCAATCCTTTGTTAACTTTGTTGAGAGGTACTTCCTGCTGTTCTTATTTGGCGCAATCTTCGGAAAAGTAATGGAAGATAGTGGGGCGGCAACAAGCATTGCTCGAGGAATTTTAAAAGTTACAGGAGAGTCCAGTCGAATTGCCGTCATATTTGCGATGGTGTTAATAACAGGTGTTTTAACATATGGAGGGGTTAGTGTATTTGTTGTTATTTTCACGATGATTCCCATTGCCCGTCCTGTATTCAAAAAGTTAGATATTCCTTGGCCTATTTTTGCGGGCGCTTTCTTCCTCGGATGTGGAACATTTACGATGACCATGCTCCCGGGAAGCCCACAAATTCAAAATCTAATCCCAATCCCATATCTTGGTACAACACCGACGGCGGGGGCCTTGATTGGAGTGGTCGCTACATTAGTCGTTATTCCTTTTGGTCTTTGGTGGTTGTGGAGAGAAGACAAAAAATATACGAGTAAAAATATTGGTTATGAGGAGACAAAAGGAAACACTCGGTTTGATTACGAAGAAAAGGAAAGCTATCCACCTTTTCTGTTAAGTCTCTTGCCTCCTGCCCTTTTAATTATTTTGCTAAACTTTACACCATTTAGTATCGAAATATCATTAGGGTTATCGGTTATTGTTGCAGGATTATTTTTGAGAAAGTATTTGACCAATCCGCTTCAAACGTTTAATACAGGTGCTATGAATGTTGCTGCCCCTATCTTGAACACTAGTGCTGTCGTAGCTTTTGGAGGAGTAGTCATTATCACAAGTGGCTTCAATTTAGTTGAATCCGCGGTAATGAGCATTCCGGGTCATCCGCTTATTGCCTTCTCCATCGCAACGAACATCATGTCCGGAATAACTGGTTCCACATCAGGTGGGTTAGGGATTGCAATGGAAGCACTCTCAGGACATTATAAAACAATGATTGATCCCGAAGTATTGCACCGTATTGCGACAATCAGTTCAGGTGGGTTAGACTCTTTACCTCATAGTGGAGCGGTCGTAACAGGTTTAACGGTCATGGGATTAACACATAAAATGGGGTATAAACCCGTTTTCTTTGTAAATATTGTGGCTCCTTTACTAGCCCTTGTATTTGCTATGGCTGTAGCAATCATTTTTTACGGATAA
- a CDS encoding 3-hydroxybutyrate dehydrogenase → MDKERTVVITGAAQGIGYAIAQEFIANGDFVAIFDVNEEAAIAAADQLENAKGYHVNVADEQSVKSAIDSVITERGSVDVVVNNAGLQYISKVEDFPVEKWDLLNDVILKGTFLMTKHSLPSMKAQKYGRIINIVSAHGRIPDAYKSAYCAAKAGQTGFTKVVALENATEGITCNTIEPGPVRTELIEKQIPVLAEKDGTTEQEALDHHILGKQWIKRLLEPSEIGKTAVFLASEGAGAITGESIPVTGGM, encoded by the coding sequence ATGGATAAGGAACGTACAGTAGTCATAACAGGAGCAGCTCAAGGAATCGGGTATGCGATTGCGCAAGAATTCATCGCTAACGGTGACTTCGTAGCCATTTTTGACGTAAATGAAGAAGCAGCGATTGCGGCAGCTGACCAATTAGAAAACGCGAAAGGGTATCATGTAAACGTAGCCGATGAACAGTCGGTGAAATCAGCGATTGATTCAGTCATTACGGAACGTGGATCTGTAGACGTTGTTGTCAATAATGCTGGTTTGCAGTACATCTCAAAAGTAGAAGACTTTCCAGTAGAAAAATGGGATTTATTAAATGACGTTATTTTAAAAGGGACCTTCTTAATGACGAAACACTCATTGCCTTCTATGAAAGCTCAAAAGTATGGTCGGATTATCAACATTGTATCTGCGCACGGGCGTATTCCAGATGCCTACAAATCCGCTTACTGTGCGGCTAAAGCAGGACAAACAGGCTTTACAAAAGTGGTCGCATTAGAGAATGCTACGGAAGGAATCACTTGTAACACAATCGAACCAGGGCCTGTACGCACGGAGCTAATTGAAAAACAAATACCCGTATTAGCTGAAAAGGATGGTACGACTGAACAAGAAGCATTAGACCACCATATCCTCGGCAAACAATGGATCAAACGTCTACTTGAACCATCTGAAATCGGTAAAACGGCTGTGTTCTTAGCTTCTGAAGGAGCAGGTGCCATTACCGGCGAGTCGATTCCGGTGACAGGAGGGATGTAG